In Phyllopteryx taeniolatus isolate TA_2022b chromosome 13, UOR_Ptae_1.2, whole genome shotgun sequence, the following are encoded in one genomic region:
- the uggt1 gene encoding UDP-glucose:glycoprotein glucosyltransferase 1 isoform X3: MCWLPKGSLTRTPPPLRQIMIPGSYDAGFGAGWTMWLLWISLLSPLASVSGGGADSKAVTTTLTAKWADTPLLLEASEFLAEENQEKFWEFVETNQNIDEHNADTDQGYYKLIVQKAGAFLSSMQVNMLKFALSLRAYSATVHSFQQIASNEPPPAGCSAFFSVHGEKTCNPDTLEALLKTASERPKPYLFKGDHKYPGSKSDAPIVILYAELGKADFRELHQAVVDKVGEGLATYVLRHYVANPSTKRVSLSGYGVELAIKNQEYKAKDDTQVQGAEVNATMFRENDPVDEVQGFLFARLKTLYPELKEQLKELRKHLVESTNEMAPLKVWEMQDLSFQTAARILAAPAVDALNVMKDLSQNFPTKARSITKTVVSAEIRKEIAENQKFFKGTLGLHPGDSALFINGLHIDLDSQDIFSVFEVLRSEAQVMEGLRSLLIDTPYIHDILKLNVQPSDSDYAVDIRNPAISWINNLETDHRYSSWPYNVQELLRPTFPGVIRQIRKNFHNLVIIVDPTQENTVELLSVAEMFYSNNIPLRIGLVFVVSDEDTIDGMEDAGVALLRAYNYISDEVDGHNAFEAVISMFNSVPLGERLTVGNVVKVLEKRFPYVEISSVLGADSSYDNNRKDGRAYYEQTGVGPLPVVMYNGIPYQREHLEPDELETVTMQKILETTSFYQRAVYLGELATDHDVVDFIMNQANVVPRINSRVLSTTRTYLDLSDTNNHFVDDYARFSTLDTREKSTAVANSINYMTKKDDSYIRPVTFWVVGDFDVPSGRRLLYDAIRHMKTSNNVRLGMISNPSAKLSAESSSVTRAVWAAMQTQSANNAKNFITKMAKEETAAAVQKGTDVTEFAVGGMDVSLFKSAYESQKFDFLLSHAAYCRDVLKLKKGQRAVISNGRIIGPLEENEVFNQDDFLLLESIILKTSGERIKSRVEQFGIEEDRASDLVMKVDALLSSQPKGEARIEYGFADDRYSAVKIRPKEGDIYFDVVAVVDPVTRDTQKLAPFLMVLKQLVNVNLRVFMNCQSKLSDMPLKSFYRYVLEAEVAFQADGSFSPGPMAQFLDMPQSPLFTLNLNTPESWMVESVNTRYDLDNIYLEEVENMVAAEYELEHLLLEGHCFDVSSGQPPRGLQFTLGTASEPVIVDTIVMANLGYFQLKANPGAWNLKLRKGRSDEIYKIYSHDGTDSPADSDDIIVVLNNFKSRIIKVKVQKKADKINEELLSDSSAEEDDAGFWKSLTRGFTGSGKTEEAKQDKDDVINIFSVASGHLYERFLRIMMLSVLKNTETPVKFWFLKNYLSPTFKEFIPHMAKKYGFQYELVQYKWPRWLHQQTEKQRIIWGYKILFLDVLFPLAVDKILFVDADQIVRTDLKELRDFDLEGAPYGYTPFCESRREMDGYRFWKSGYWASHLSGRKYHISALYVVDLKKFRKIAAGDRLRGQYQGLSQDPNSLSNLDQDLPNNMIHQVPIKSLPQEWLWCETWCDNASKKNAKTIDLCNNPMTKEPKLQAAVRIVSEWSDYDQEVKRLQTLIQQEVTHKNPTAESSSTDIHTEL; encoded by the exons ATGTGTTGGCTACCGAAAGGCTCGCTGACAAGGACCCCACCTCCTCTCCGGCAAATCATGATTCCAGGAAGCTACGACGCCGGCTTCG GTGCAGGCTGGACGATGTGGCTTCTGTGGATTTCGCTGCTGTCGCCGCTCGCCTCTGTTTCCGGCGGCGGGGCCGACTCCAAAGCAGTTACCACGACCCTCACAGCCAAGTGGGCCGACACACCTCTGCTGCTGGAAgccag TGAGTTCTTGGCAGAGGAGAACCAAGAGAAGTTCTGGGAATTTGTCGAGACCAATCAGAACATAGACGAGCACAATG CTGACACAGACCAGGGCTATTACAAGCTGATAGTGCAGAAAGCGGGCGCCTTTCTCAGCTCCATGCAAGTGAACATGCTAAAGTTCGCCCTGTCCCTCAGAGCCTACTCAGCCACAGTGCACTCCTTCCAGCAG ATTGCGTCCAATGAGCCTCCTCCTGCCGGGTGTTCAGCCTTTTTCAGCGTCCATGGAGAGAAGACATGCAATCCCGACACATTGGAAGCACTCCTGAAAACAGCCTCAGAAAG GCCGAAGCCTTATCTTTTCAAGGGCGACCATAAATATCCAGGATCAAAGTCAGACGCTCCTATCGTCATCCTGTACGCCGAGTTGGGGAAAGCAGATTTCCGGGAGCTTCACCAGGCCGTTGTGGACAAAGTCGGCGAAGGCCTGGCGACTTATGTGCTCCGTCATTATGTTGCT AATCCAAGCACAAAGAGGGTCTCTCTCTCTGGCTATGGGGTGGAGTTGGCCATCAAAAACCAGGAGTACAAGGCGAAGGATGACACACAAGTCCaag GGGCAGAGGTGAACGCCACAATGTTTAGGGAGAATGATCCGGTGGACGAGGTCCAGGGTTTCCTTTTTGCCCGACTCAA GACACTCTACCCAGAACTGAAAGAACAGCTGAAGGAGCTGAGGAAACATTTAGTGGAAAGCACCAATGAAATGGCGCCGCTCAAAGTATGGGAAATGCAAG ACCTCAGCTTCCAGACAGCTGCACGTATCCTGGCTGCTCCCGCTGTGGATGCCCTTAATGTTATGAAGGACCTCAGTCAGAACTTCCCCACCAAGGCCAG GTCCATCACCAAAACGGTAGTCAGCGCTGAAATCCGCAAAGAGATCGCCGAAAACCAGAAG TTCTTCAAAGGAACGCTGGGGTTGCATCCGGGGGACTCTGCCCTGTTCATCAACGGGCTGCACATCGATCTGGACTCACAGGACATCTTCAG TGTGTTTGAGGTTCTGCGCAGCGAGGCGCAGGTGATGGAGGGTCTGCGCTCGCTGCTCATCGACACGCCCTACATCCACGACATCCTCAAGCTCAACGTACAGCCGTCAGACTCCGACTATGCCGTTGACATCCGCAACCCCGCCATCAGT tggATTAACAATTTGGAGACAGACCACCGGTACAGCTCGTGGCCCTACAATGTCCAGGAGCTGCTCAGACCCACCTTCCCCGGTGTGATTAGGCAGATCCGCAAGAACTTCCACAATCTG GTGATCATTGTGGATCCGACTCAGGAGAATACTGTGGAGCTGCTAAGTGTTGCAGAGATGTTCTATTCAAACAACATCCCACTCAG gATCGGCCTAGTATTTGTGGTGTCGGATGAAGACACCATAGATGGAATGGAGGATGCGGGCGTGGCCCTGCTGCGGGCTTACAACTACATCAGCGACGAAGTGGACGGCCACAATGCTTTCGAAGCAGTCATCTCA ATGTTTAATAGCGTCCCTCTTGGTGAACGATTGACCGTCGGCAATGTGGTTAAAGTTCTGGAGAAGAGGTTCCCCTACGTGGAGATCAGCAGCGTCCTGGGAGCCGACTCCAGCTACGACAACAACAGGAAG GACGGGCGGGCATACTATGAGCAGACGGGGGTGGGCCCATTGCCGGTGGTCATGTATAACGGAATTCCGTACCAGCGCGAGCACCTGGAGCCGGACGAATTGGAGACAGTCACCATGCAGAAGATTCTTGAGACCACCTCCTTCTACCAGAGGGCCGTCTACCTG GGCGAGCTGGCGACAGATCACGACGTGGTGGATTTCATCATGAACCAGGCCAACGTCGTCCCTCGCATCAACTCCCGAGTGCTGTCCACCACCAGAACCTATCTGGACCTCTCTGACACCA ACAACCATTTCGTGGACGATTACGCTCGCTTCTCCACTCTGGACACCCGAGAGAAGAGCACGGCCGTGGCTAACAGCATCAATTACATGACCAAGAAAG ATGATAGCTACATCCGGCCTGTGACTTTCTGGGTGGTGGGAGACTTTGACGTGCCTTCAGGACGCCGCCTCCTTTATGATGCCATCAGACACATG AAAACCAGCAACAACGTGCGTCTCGGCATGATCAGCAACCCGTCGGCGAAGCTGTCGGCAGAGTCGAGCAGCGTGACGCGCGCCGTCTGGGCCGCCATGCAGACGCAGTCCGCCAACAACGCCAAGaacttcatcaccaagatggccaaagaggaaacggCAGCGGCAGTGCAAAAAGGAACCGATGTCACAGAGTTCGCTGTTGGG GGGATGGACGTGTCATTGTTCAAGAGTGCATACGAGAGTCAGAAATTTGACTTCCTGCTCTCCCATGCCGCCTACTGCCGAGACGTGCTGAAACTGAAGAAGGGCCAGAGAGCCGTCATCAGCAACGGAAGA ATCATCGGGCCGCTGGAGGAGAACGAGGTGTTCAACCAGGACGACTTCCTCCTGCTGGAGAGCATCATCCTCAAGACGTCAGGCGAGCGCATCAAAAGCAGAGTGGAGCAATTTGGCATTGAGGAGGACAG GGCCAGCGACCTGGTGATGAAAGTGGACGCTCTGCTCTCGTCTCAGCCCAAAGGAGAGGCGCGCATAGAGTACGGCTTCGCTGACGACCGCTACAG TGCTGTGAAGATCCGTCCCAAGGAGGGAGATATTTACTTTGACGTCGTAGCCGTGGTGGATCCTGTGACGCGAGACACTCAGAAACTGGCTCCTTTCCTGATG GTTCTGAAGCAACTCGTCAACGTCAATCTGCGGGTCTTCATGAACTGCCAGTCCAAATTGTCTGACATGCCTCTGAAGAG TTTTTACCGCTATGTGCTGGAGGCCGAGGTGGCGTTCCAGGCGGACGGCAGCTTCTCTCCCGGCCCAATGGCGCAGTTCCTGGACATGCCTCAGTCGCCGCTCTTCACGCTGAACCTCAACACTCCGGAGAGCTGGATGGTGGAGTCCGTAAACACGCGCTACGACCTGGACAACATCTACCTGGAGGAG GTAGAGAACATGGTAGCGGCAGAGTACGAGCTGGAGCACCTCCTCCTGGAGGGTCACTGTTTTGACGTCAGCTCGGGCCAGCCGCCCCGTGGCCTGCAGTTCACGCTGGGCACTGCCTCCGAGCCCGTCATCGTAGACACCATCGTCATGGCAAACCTC GGTTATTTCCAGCTCAAGGCCAACCCAGGAGCCTGGAACCTGAAGCTGAGGAAAGGAAGATCTGATGAAATTTATAAGATTTACAG tcacGACGGTACAGATTCACCGGCAGACTCTGATGACATCATCGTGGTCCTGAACAACTTTAAGAGCCGAATCATTAAGGTCAAG GTCCAGAAGAAAGCCGACAAGATCAACGAGGAGCTGCTGAGCGACAGCAGCGCCGAGGAGGACGACGCCGGCTTCTGGAAGTCTCTAACCAG AGGCTTCACGGGCAGCGGAAAGACAGAGGAGGCCAAGCAGGATAAAGACGACGTCATCAACATCTTCTCGGTGGCCTCGGGTCACCTGTACGAGCGCTTCCTCAGGATCATGATGCTGTCGGTCCTGAAGAATACCGAGACGCCCGTGAAGTTCTGGTTCCTCAAGAATTACCTGTCGCCAACCTTCAAG GAGTTCATCCCCCACATGGCAAAGAAATACGGCTTTCAGTACGAGCTGGTGCAGTACAAGTGGCCTCGCTGGCTCCACCAGCAGACGGAGAAGCAGAGAATCATCTGGGGCTACAAAATTCTCTTCCTGGACGTCCTGTTCCCACTTGCTGTTGACAAGATCCTCTTTGTGGACGCCGACCAG ATCGTGCGTACTGACCTGAAGGAGCTGCGGGACTTTGACCTGGAGGGGGCGCCGTACGGCTACACGCCTTTCTGCGAGAGCAGACGGGAGATGGACGGATATCGCTTCTGGAAGTCTGGATACTGGGCCAGTCACCTGTCAGGACGCAAGTACCACATCAG CGCCCTCTACGTCGTGGACCTGAAGAAGTTTCGGAAGATCGCAGCAGGGGATCGACTGCGTGGTCAGTACCAGGGTCTCAGCCAGGACCCCAACAGTCTATCCAACCTGGACCAG gATCTTCCCAACAACATGATCCATCAAGTGCCCATAAAGTCTCTGCCTCAGGAGTGGTTGTGGTGTGAGACGTGGTGTGACAATGCCTCCAAGAAAAACGCCAAAACAATAGACCTG TGTAACAACCCAATGACGAAGGAGCCCAAGCTTCAGGCGGCCGTACGGATCGTGTCCGAGTGGAGCGACTACGACCAGGAAGTCAAACGCCTGCAGACGCTCATCCAACAGGAAGTTACACATAAGAACCCCACGGCAGAGTCGTCCAGCACAG ACATCCACACGGAGCTGTGA
- the uggt1 gene encoding UDP-glucose:glycoprotein glucosyltransferase 1 isoform X1 — translation MCWLPKGSLTRTPPPLRQIMIPGSYDAGFGAGWTMWLLWISLLSPLASVSGGGADSKAVTTTLTAKWADTPLLLEASEFLAEENQEKFWEFVETNQNIDEHNADTDQGYYKLIVQKAGAFLSSMQVNMLKFALSLRAYSATVHSFQQIASNEPPPAGCSAFFSVHGEKTCNPDTLEALLKTASERPKPYLFKGDHKYPGSKSDAPIVILYAELGKADFRELHQAVVDKVGEGLATYVLRHYVANPSTKRVSLSGYGVELAIKNQEYKAKDDTQVQGAEVNATMFRENDPVDEVQGFLFARLKTLYPELKEQLKELRKHLVESTNEMAPLKVWEMQDLSFQTAARILAAPAVDALNVMKDLSQNFPTKARSITKTVVSAEIRKEIAENQKFFKGTLGLHPGDSALFINGLHIDLDSQDIFSVFEVLRSEAQVMEGLRSLLIDTPYIHDILKLNVQPSDSDYAVDIRNPAISWINNLETDHRYSSWPYNVQELLRPTFPGVIRQIRKNFHNLVIIVDPTQENTVELLSVAEMFYSNNIPLRIGLVFVVSDEDTIDGMEDAGVALLRAYNYISDEVDGHNAFEAVISMFNSVPLGERLTVGNVVKVLEKRFPYVEISSVLGADSSYDNNRKDGRAYYEQTGVGPLPVVMYNGIPYQREHLEPDELETVTMQKILETTSFYQRAVYLGELATDHDVVDFIMNQANVVPRINSRVLSTTRTYLDLSDTNNHFVDDYARFSTLDTREKSTAVANSINYMTKKALTTTNRHDDSYIRPVTFWVVGDFDVPSGRRLLYDAIRHMKTSNNVRLGMISNPSAKLSAESSSVTRAVWAAMQTQSANNAKNFITKMAKEETAAAVQKGTDVTEFAVGGMDVSLFKSAYESQKFDFLLSHAAYCRDVLKLKKGQRAVISNGRIIGPLEENEVFNQDDFLLLESIILKTSGERIKSRVEQFGIEEDRASDLVMKVDALLSSQPKGEARIEYGFADDRYSAVKIRPKEGDIYFDVVAVVDPVTRDTQKLAPFLMVLKQLVNVNLRVFMNCQSKLSDMPLKSFYRYVLEAEVAFQADGSFSPGPMAQFLDMPQSPLFTLNLNTPESWMVESVNTRYDLDNIYLEEVENMVAAEYELEHLLLEGHCFDVSSGQPPRGLQFTLGTASEPVIVDTIVMANLGYFQLKANPGAWNLKLRKGRSDEIYKIYSHDGTDSPADSDDIIVVLNNFKSRIIKVKVQKKADKINEELLSDSSAEEDDAGFWKSLTRGFTGSGKTEEAKQDKDDVINIFSVASGHLYERFLRIMMLSVLKNTETPVKFWFLKNYLSPTFKEFIPHMAKKYGFQYELVQYKWPRWLHQQTEKQRIIWGYKILFLDVLFPLAVDKILFVDADQIVRTDLKELRDFDLEGAPYGYTPFCESRREMDGYRFWKSGYWASHLSGRKYHISALYVVDLKKFRKIAAGDRLRGQYQGLSQDPNSLSNLDQDLPNNMIHQVPIKSLPQEWLWCETWCDNASKKNAKTIDLCNNPMTKEPKLQAAVRIVSEWSDYDQEVKRLQTLIQQEVTHKNPTAESSSTDIHTEL, via the exons ATGTGTTGGCTACCGAAAGGCTCGCTGACAAGGACCCCACCTCCTCTCCGGCAAATCATGATTCCAGGAAGCTACGACGCCGGCTTCG GTGCAGGCTGGACGATGTGGCTTCTGTGGATTTCGCTGCTGTCGCCGCTCGCCTCTGTTTCCGGCGGCGGGGCCGACTCCAAAGCAGTTACCACGACCCTCACAGCCAAGTGGGCCGACACACCTCTGCTGCTGGAAgccag TGAGTTCTTGGCAGAGGAGAACCAAGAGAAGTTCTGGGAATTTGTCGAGACCAATCAGAACATAGACGAGCACAATG CTGACACAGACCAGGGCTATTACAAGCTGATAGTGCAGAAAGCGGGCGCCTTTCTCAGCTCCATGCAAGTGAACATGCTAAAGTTCGCCCTGTCCCTCAGAGCCTACTCAGCCACAGTGCACTCCTTCCAGCAG ATTGCGTCCAATGAGCCTCCTCCTGCCGGGTGTTCAGCCTTTTTCAGCGTCCATGGAGAGAAGACATGCAATCCCGACACATTGGAAGCACTCCTGAAAACAGCCTCAGAAAG GCCGAAGCCTTATCTTTTCAAGGGCGACCATAAATATCCAGGATCAAAGTCAGACGCTCCTATCGTCATCCTGTACGCCGAGTTGGGGAAAGCAGATTTCCGGGAGCTTCACCAGGCCGTTGTGGACAAAGTCGGCGAAGGCCTGGCGACTTATGTGCTCCGTCATTATGTTGCT AATCCAAGCACAAAGAGGGTCTCTCTCTCTGGCTATGGGGTGGAGTTGGCCATCAAAAACCAGGAGTACAAGGCGAAGGATGACACACAAGTCCaag GGGCAGAGGTGAACGCCACAATGTTTAGGGAGAATGATCCGGTGGACGAGGTCCAGGGTTTCCTTTTTGCCCGACTCAA GACACTCTACCCAGAACTGAAAGAACAGCTGAAGGAGCTGAGGAAACATTTAGTGGAAAGCACCAATGAAATGGCGCCGCTCAAAGTATGGGAAATGCAAG ACCTCAGCTTCCAGACAGCTGCACGTATCCTGGCTGCTCCCGCTGTGGATGCCCTTAATGTTATGAAGGACCTCAGTCAGAACTTCCCCACCAAGGCCAG GTCCATCACCAAAACGGTAGTCAGCGCTGAAATCCGCAAAGAGATCGCCGAAAACCAGAAG TTCTTCAAAGGAACGCTGGGGTTGCATCCGGGGGACTCTGCCCTGTTCATCAACGGGCTGCACATCGATCTGGACTCACAGGACATCTTCAG TGTGTTTGAGGTTCTGCGCAGCGAGGCGCAGGTGATGGAGGGTCTGCGCTCGCTGCTCATCGACACGCCCTACATCCACGACATCCTCAAGCTCAACGTACAGCCGTCAGACTCCGACTATGCCGTTGACATCCGCAACCCCGCCATCAGT tggATTAACAATTTGGAGACAGACCACCGGTACAGCTCGTGGCCCTACAATGTCCAGGAGCTGCTCAGACCCACCTTCCCCGGTGTGATTAGGCAGATCCGCAAGAACTTCCACAATCTG GTGATCATTGTGGATCCGACTCAGGAGAATACTGTGGAGCTGCTAAGTGTTGCAGAGATGTTCTATTCAAACAACATCCCACTCAG gATCGGCCTAGTATTTGTGGTGTCGGATGAAGACACCATAGATGGAATGGAGGATGCGGGCGTGGCCCTGCTGCGGGCTTACAACTACATCAGCGACGAAGTGGACGGCCACAATGCTTTCGAAGCAGTCATCTCA ATGTTTAATAGCGTCCCTCTTGGTGAACGATTGACCGTCGGCAATGTGGTTAAAGTTCTGGAGAAGAGGTTCCCCTACGTGGAGATCAGCAGCGTCCTGGGAGCCGACTCCAGCTACGACAACAACAGGAAG GACGGGCGGGCATACTATGAGCAGACGGGGGTGGGCCCATTGCCGGTGGTCATGTATAACGGAATTCCGTACCAGCGCGAGCACCTGGAGCCGGACGAATTGGAGACAGTCACCATGCAGAAGATTCTTGAGACCACCTCCTTCTACCAGAGGGCCGTCTACCTG GGCGAGCTGGCGACAGATCACGACGTGGTGGATTTCATCATGAACCAGGCCAACGTCGTCCCTCGCATCAACTCCCGAGTGCTGTCCACCACCAGAACCTATCTGGACCTCTCTGACACCA ACAACCATTTCGTGGACGATTACGCTCGCTTCTCCACTCTGGACACCCGAGAGAAGAGCACGGCCGTGGCTAACAGCATCAATTACATGACCAAGAAAG CGCTGACCACCACCAATCGGCATG ATGATAGCTACATCCGGCCTGTGACTTTCTGGGTGGTGGGAGACTTTGACGTGCCTTCAGGACGCCGCCTCCTTTATGATGCCATCAGACACATG AAAACCAGCAACAACGTGCGTCTCGGCATGATCAGCAACCCGTCGGCGAAGCTGTCGGCAGAGTCGAGCAGCGTGACGCGCGCCGTCTGGGCCGCCATGCAGACGCAGTCCGCCAACAACGCCAAGaacttcatcaccaagatggccaaagaggaaacggCAGCGGCAGTGCAAAAAGGAACCGATGTCACAGAGTTCGCTGTTGGG GGGATGGACGTGTCATTGTTCAAGAGTGCATACGAGAGTCAGAAATTTGACTTCCTGCTCTCCCATGCCGCCTACTGCCGAGACGTGCTGAAACTGAAGAAGGGCCAGAGAGCCGTCATCAGCAACGGAAGA ATCATCGGGCCGCTGGAGGAGAACGAGGTGTTCAACCAGGACGACTTCCTCCTGCTGGAGAGCATCATCCTCAAGACGTCAGGCGAGCGCATCAAAAGCAGAGTGGAGCAATTTGGCATTGAGGAGGACAG GGCCAGCGACCTGGTGATGAAAGTGGACGCTCTGCTCTCGTCTCAGCCCAAAGGAGAGGCGCGCATAGAGTACGGCTTCGCTGACGACCGCTACAG TGCTGTGAAGATCCGTCCCAAGGAGGGAGATATTTACTTTGACGTCGTAGCCGTGGTGGATCCTGTGACGCGAGACACTCAGAAACTGGCTCCTTTCCTGATG GTTCTGAAGCAACTCGTCAACGTCAATCTGCGGGTCTTCATGAACTGCCAGTCCAAATTGTCTGACATGCCTCTGAAGAG TTTTTACCGCTATGTGCTGGAGGCCGAGGTGGCGTTCCAGGCGGACGGCAGCTTCTCTCCCGGCCCAATGGCGCAGTTCCTGGACATGCCTCAGTCGCCGCTCTTCACGCTGAACCTCAACACTCCGGAGAGCTGGATGGTGGAGTCCGTAAACACGCGCTACGACCTGGACAACATCTACCTGGAGGAG GTAGAGAACATGGTAGCGGCAGAGTACGAGCTGGAGCACCTCCTCCTGGAGGGTCACTGTTTTGACGTCAGCTCGGGCCAGCCGCCCCGTGGCCTGCAGTTCACGCTGGGCACTGCCTCCGAGCCCGTCATCGTAGACACCATCGTCATGGCAAACCTC GGTTATTTCCAGCTCAAGGCCAACCCAGGAGCCTGGAACCTGAAGCTGAGGAAAGGAAGATCTGATGAAATTTATAAGATTTACAG tcacGACGGTACAGATTCACCGGCAGACTCTGATGACATCATCGTGGTCCTGAACAACTTTAAGAGCCGAATCATTAAGGTCAAG GTCCAGAAGAAAGCCGACAAGATCAACGAGGAGCTGCTGAGCGACAGCAGCGCCGAGGAGGACGACGCCGGCTTCTGGAAGTCTCTAACCAG AGGCTTCACGGGCAGCGGAAAGACAGAGGAGGCCAAGCAGGATAAAGACGACGTCATCAACATCTTCTCGGTGGCCTCGGGTCACCTGTACGAGCGCTTCCTCAGGATCATGATGCTGTCGGTCCTGAAGAATACCGAGACGCCCGTGAAGTTCTGGTTCCTCAAGAATTACCTGTCGCCAACCTTCAAG GAGTTCATCCCCCACATGGCAAAGAAATACGGCTTTCAGTACGAGCTGGTGCAGTACAAGTGGCCTCGCTGGCTCCACCAGCAGACGGAGAAGCAGAGAATCATCTGGGGCTACAAAATTCTCTTCCTGGACGTCCTGTTCCCACTTGCTGTTGACAAGATCCTCTTTGTGGACGCCGACCAG ATCGTGCGTACTGACCTGAAGGAGCTGCGGGACTTTGACCTGGAGGGGGCGCCGTACGGCTACACGCCTTTCTGCGAGAGCAGACGGGAGATGGACGGATATCGCTTCTGGAAGTCTGGATACTGGGCCAGTCACCTGTCAGGACGCAAGTACCACATCAG CGCCCTCTACGTCGTGGACCTGAAGAAGTTTCGGAAGATCGCAGCAGGGGATCGACTGCGTGGTCAGTACCAGGGTCTCAGCCAGGACCCCAACAGTCTATCCAACCTGGACCAG gATCTTCCCAACAACATGATCCATCAAGTGCCCATAAAGTCTCTGCCTCAGGAGTGGTTGTGGTGTGAGACGTGGTGTGACAATGCCTCCAAGAAAAACGCCAAAACAATAGACCTG TGTAACAACCCAATGACGAAGGAGCCCAAGCTTCAGGCGGCCGTACGGATCGTGTCCGAGTGGAGCGACTACGACCAGGAAGTCAAACGCCTGCAGACGCTCATCCAACAGGAAGTTACACATAAGAACCCCACGGCAGAGTCGTCCAGCACAG ACATCCACACGGAGCTGTGA